A portion of the Oncorhynchus nerka isolate Pitt River linkage group LG27, Oner_Uvic_2.0, whole genome shotgun sequence genome contains these proteins:
- the LOC135565257 gene encoding trichohyalin-like, whose protein sequence is MMEQLKEKDTQLDDMIQEVREKERLLDDMTQGVREKERLLDDMTQEVREKERLLDDMTQEVREKDTQLDDMTQEVRQKDTQLDDMTQEVREKERLLDYMTQEVREKEKLLVDMTQEVIEKERILEEKNQIMEQREKLLEEKDKQLEEKDKQLKDRNIQLEALRKYLQDKNSQVENFRVLLEGKDLQLEDRNHRLGEKDKLLEERDKQLKDRDLQLEDSNHRLGEKDRLLEERVKQLEGKDLQLEDRNHRLEEKDRLLEERDKLLQEKYLQLEDRNHRLGEKDRLLEERDKLLEERDKHLEERDKLLKEKENEIKEKQIELGDKDKTIKERDLQLEDRNYRLGERDKLLEARDKLLEERDKHLEERDKLLEGKENELKERRQEVKERRQEVEEKDNLLEERENQLKERDKQVEDVNNENAELAQQICDVKTEVERLRREISAQMTEHGETSDTGSILPVRRRHSMEFPLNMGGETSDTDPTLPLRRTNSMELPPPHMGGESSSPDSPVSPSVSELRLVLLGRTGAGRSAAGNTILGREEFGAQASPSAVTQRSKRREGDVCGRRLVLVDTPDWFCPGLSLEDMRQDVGLCVRLSAPGPHAFLLVIPVEPSKGEERGVLERIEEMFGEGCWGHTVILFTHDDGLKEQSIEEFLQAGSQDLQQLVEKSGSRYHVLNIKERAHDTQVSELLDQVEEMVAGNRERFYSSQTYQEAEDQVREMEGNIQRERGERKQREERDLRERLQKELQDSLIKIEGVIQEHEGDIKTLSERTSELERQVKEERDEEKKRELERELKRESDRREEMERKLERFREKRENERKEMEERHRQEMENYEGEARVEAQRNLMKIILPELQRNIMISQTKIQREFSRQMEEKNRQMKEKDREIKRLKQNSEEVYITSEMSRQHAQREPIGIRGGREGRRMSWMRQLFCLGVREETSSRQLFCVGVREETS, encoded by the exons ATGATGGAACAACTAAAGGAGAAAGACACACAACTGGATGATATGATCcaggaagtgagagagaaagagagactcctGGATGATATGAcccagggagtgagagagaaagagagactcctGGATGATATGACCcaggaagtgagagagaaagagagactcctGGATGATATGACCcaggaagtgagagagaaagacacacaacTGGATGATATGACCCAGGAagtgagacagaaagacacacaacTGGATGATATGACCcaggaagtgagagagaaagagagactcctGGATTATATGACCcaggaagtgagagagaaagagaaactccTGGTTGATATGACCCAGGaagtgatagagaaagagagaatcctGGAGGAGAAGAACCAGATAATGGAACAGAGGGAGAAACTATTAGAAGAGAAAGACAAGCAACTGGAAGAGAAAGACAAGCAACTAAAGGATAGAAACATTCAACTAGAGGCTCTGAGAAAGTACCTGCAGGACAAGAACAGCCAAGTAGAGAACTTCAGAGTCCTACTGGAGGGAAAAGACcttcaactagaggacaggaacCACAGACTGGGAGAGAAGGACAAACTACtggaagagagagacaaacaacTAAAGGATAGAGACCTTCAACTAGAGGACAGCAACCACAGactgggagagaaggacagactaCTGGAAGAGAGAGTCAAACAACTGGAGGGAAAAGACCttcaactagaggacagaaaCCACAGACTGGAAGAGAAGGACAGACTACTGGAAGAGAGAGACAAACTACTGCAGGAAAAATACCttcaactagaggacagaaaCCACAGACTGGGGGAGAAGGACAGACTACTGGAAGAGAGAGACAAACTACtggaagagagagacaaacatcTGGAAGAGAGAGACAAACTACTGAAGGAAAAAGAAAATGAAATAAAGGAGAAGCAGATTGAACTaggagacaaagacaaaacaattaAGGAAAGAGACCttcaactagaggacagaaactatagactgggagagagagacaaactacTGGAAGCGAGAGACAAACTACtggaagagagagacaaacatcTGGAAGAGAGAGACAAACTACTGGAGGGAAAAGAAAATGAActtaaagagaggagacaggaagtaaaagagaggagacaggaagtagaagagaaagacaacctactagaggagagagagaaccagttaAAGGAAAGAGACAAACAGGTGGAGGATGTCAACAATGAAAATGCTGAACTGG CTCAACAGATATGTGATGTGAAGACTGAGgtagagagactgagaagagagatCTCAGCCCAGATGACTG AACATGGAGAGACGTCAGATACAGGTTCCATCCTCCCAGTCAGGAGGAGACACAGCATGGAGTTTCCTCTAAACA TGGGAGGAGAGACCTCAGATACAGACCCCACACTTCCACTGAGGAGGACAAACAGCATGGAGTTACCTCCTCCACATA tgggaggagagagcagcagtcCAGACTCCCCAGTGTCTCCCAGTGTGTCTGAGCTGAGACTGGTGCTGCTGGGGAGGACTGGGGCTGGGAGGAGTGCAGCAGGAAACACCATCCTGGGCAGAGAGGAGTTTGGGGCCCAGGCCAGCCCCTCTGCAGTGACCCAGAGGagtaagaggagagagggggacgtgTGTGGGAGACGGCTGGTGCTGGTGGACACTCCAGACTGGTTCTGTCCTGGACTCTCTCTGGAGGATATGAGACAGGATGTGGGGctctgtgtccgtctgtctgcccCGGGACCCCACGCCTTCCTCCTGGTCATACCAGTGGAGCCCTctaagggtgaggagagaggggtgctggagagaatagaggagatgtTTGGGGAGGGTTGTTGGGGACACACTGTGATTCTATTCACCCATGATGATGGACTGAAAGAGCAGAGCATTGAGGAGTTTCTCCAAGCAGGAAGTCAGGACCTCCAGCAGCTTGTAGAGAAAAGTGGGAGCAGGTACCACGTCCTCAACATTAAAGAGAGGGCCCATGACACTCAGGTATCAGAGCTGCTGGATCAGGTAGAGGAGATGGTggcaggaaacagagagagattctACAGCAGTCAGACCTACCAGGAGGCAGAGGACCaggttagagagatggagggaaacatccagagagagagaggagagaggaaacagagggaggagagagacttgaGAGAGAGGCTTCAGAAGGAGTTGCAGGACTCTCTGATAAAGATAGAGGGAGTGATCCAGGAACATGAGGGAGATATCAAAACACTCAGTGAAAGAACcagtgaactggagagacaggtgaaagaagagagggatgaggagaagaaaagagagcTGGAGAGGGAGCTGAAGAGGGAGTCTgataggagggaggagatggagagaaagctggagagatttagagagaagagagagaatgagaggaaggagatggaggagagacacagacaggagaTGGAGAACTATGAAGGAGAGGCCAGAGTTGAAGCACAGAGAAACCTGATGAAGATAATCCTGCCTGAGTTACAGAGGAACATCATGATCTCACAGACAAAGATACAGAGGGAGTTCAGCagacagatggaggagaagaaTAGACAGATGaaggagaaggatagagagataaagagactgAAACAGAACTCAGAGGAGGTGTATATAACCAGTGAGATGAGCAGGCAACATGCACAGCGAGAACCAATAGGAattagaggaggaagagagggaagacggATGAGTTGGATGAGACAACTGTTTTGtttaggggttagagaggagactagttcgagacaactgttttgtgtaggggttagagaggagactagttag
- the LOC115124099 gene encoding butyrophilin-like protein 1: MKTSKVKMAVSRVQNQFKLTSEVYLEVKVGKEVTLPCHLSPDTSAVATTIRWFKRTECIYLYKNGQVTERSGYEGRVSLITQELKRGNVSLRLRYFRESDTGVYICQVIHGEQKEEAAVGLWIRGGKCSRTPVMFLNT, translated from the coding sequence ATCAGTTTAAACTCACCTCAGAAGTCTATTTGGAGGTTAAAGTTGGTAAAGAGGTCACCCTCCCCTGTCACCTCTCACCTGACACCAGTGCTGTTGCCACGACGATCAGGTGGTTTAAAAGGACAGAGTGTATTTACCTGTATAAGAATGGCCAGGTGACAGAGAGGAGTGGCTATGAGGGCAGAGTGAGTCTGATCACCCAGGAGCTGAAGAGAGGCAACGTGTCTCTGAGGCTGAGATACTTCAGGGAGTCAGATACAGGAGTCTACATCTGTCAGGTCATCCATGGAGAACAGAAGGAGGAGGCTGCAGTGGGTTTATGGATCAGAGGAGGTAAGTGTTCTAGAACTCCAGTAATGTTTCTAAACacctaa